CCAGGAGGGCAACATCGGCCTCATGACGGCCGTCAAGAAGTACAACCCCTTCAAGGGCACGAGGCTCATAACCTACGCCAACTGGTGGATACGCTCCTTCATCCAGGAGTATATCCTCCGCAACAGGAGTCTCGTCAGGCGCGAGGTCAAGGCGCTGAAGAAGAAACTCTTTTACAGGGCCCCCCTGGGCGAGGCCCTGCCGGAGTGCGCCGGCGGCGGTTGCGTCGACGCCGCCGACCTTTCGCTCGACAGCCCCCTCGGCGACGACGAGACGACGCACCTCGATATGCTGGTCGACAGGACGCCGGGCCAGGAGGACGCCCTCGCCGTGCGCGAGGAGCGCTCGCTCGTCAAAGGCGACGTCGTCAAGGCCTTGGCCCACCTCAACGACAAGGAGCGTTTCGTGGTCGAAAGGCGCGTCATGGCCGAGAAGCCCGAGAGCCTGCAGTCCTTGGGCGAGACCATGGGTCTTACGCGCGAGAGGGTCCGTCAGATAGAGGGGACGGCTCTCAAGAAGCTCAAGAAACGGCTCGCCGGCAAGCGCTCCGCCGCGTAGCGAGCGTGCGCCCCGGCGGATCGCCCGCCATCCCTTTGCCCCCCTACAGCACTTCACAGTACCGGACGGCAACGCAGCCCCGGCGGCTCCACGCCCCGCCGGACCGGTGCCGGGCAAGTTTTCCCTTTACAACAAAGTTGCCGGAAAGTATCATGTCTCCAGTCGAAAGGCCTTGCGGTATGACGGAAGGAGTCCCCGGACCCGGCGGCAGACCGACGGTAGCCGTCATAGACAGGGATGCCCTCAGGCACAACTACAGGGAGCTGCGGCGGCTGCTCGAACCGGGCACGGCGATGATGGCCGTCGTCAAGGCCGACGCCTACGGCCACGGCGACGTGGAGGTCTCGCGCGTGCTGGAGGAGGAGGGCTGCGAGTTCTTCGGCGTGGCGCTGTGCGAGGAGGGGGTTAGGCTCAGGGAGGGGGGCGTAAGGGCGCCCATAGTGGTGCTCGCAGGCGTCTACGCCGATGAGCTCGACGCCCTCTTCGACTACGACCTCACGCCCGTGGTCTTCGACCTCCGGATGGTGCGCCGCATCGACGCCGCCGCGGCGCGGCGCGGCGTGCGCAGGAAGGTCCACGTGAAGATCGACAGCGGCATGGGCAGGCTCGGCCTCATGCCCGGCGAGGTCGCCTCCTTCTTCGAGGCCCTCGGCGGCTGCTCGGCCGTGGAGCTTGAGGGCGTGCTCTCCCACCTGGCCGAGGCCGAGTCGCGGGACGGCGCCTACACCAGGGCGCAACTGTCGGTCTTTCTCGAGGCCGTTGAGACGGTCAAGGCCGCCGGGTGCGACCCCGGACTCCTCCACATAGCCAACAGCGCCGCCATCGTCGCCTCTCCGGCCTCGAGACTCGACCTCGTGCGCCCGGGCCTCATGCTCTACGGCGCCTATCCCGGCGAGGACTTCCGGGGCAAGGTGGCGCTGCGGCCCGCCATGGAGCTTCGAAGCTCCGTCCTCCAGGTAAAACGCATAGCAAGGGGCTCGCCGGTGGGCTACGGCAGGACCTTCACGGCCGTCCGCGACACTACCGTGGCCGTCATCCCCATAGGCTACGGCGACGGCCTGCTCCGAAGCCTCTCGGGCCGCGGCGAGGTGATCGTAAGGGGGCGGAGGGCCCCGATCGTGGGCCTGGTCTGCATGGACCTCACCATGGTCGACGTGACGGCCGTGGAAGGCGTGGCTCCCGGTGACGAGGTGGTGATCATCGGCTCGCGCGCCGGCGAGTCCGTCACGGTCGAGGAGGTGGCCCGCCGGGCGGGGACCATACCCTACGAGGTGCTCTGCAGCATCTCCGGACGGGTCCCGCGCCTTTTCGTCTGAGCGCGCGGCCCGGGAGGCTCTCGCTTGAGGAACTATCTCGAAAGGCTCGGCAAGGCGGCCGAGGACTTCATTACCACCGTGGGCGAGATGTTCATCATGCTCGGCAGGGCGCTCGCCTACGCCTTCACTCCGCCCTTCAAGTTCCGAAACCTCTTCCGACAGATGGAGTTCGTGGGCGTGCAGAGCCTCTTCGTCGTCGTGCTCACCGGCTCGTTCACAGGCATGGTCATGGCGCTGCAGAGCTTCAACGCCCTCAAACGCTTCGGCGCCGAGAGCCTCGTGGGGCCGACCGTTGCGCTCAGCATGGCCCGGGAGCTCGGCCCCGTGCTCACGGGGCTCATGGTCACGGGCCGGGCCGGCTCGGCCATGGCCACCGAGCTCGGCACCATGAGGGTCACCGAGCAGATAGACGCCCTCTTCACCATGGCGCTAAACCCCGTAAAGTACCTCGTCTCCCCACGCATAATAGCAGGCATCGTCATGCTGCCGGTCCTCACCGTGGTGACCGACTTCGTCGGCGTCGTGGGCGGCTACCTCGTGGGTGTGAAGCTTCTCGGCATCAATCCCGGCGTCTACATCGGCAGGACCGTGGACTTCGTCACGGTCAGCGACATAATGAACGGCCTCACAAAATCGGTCTTCTTCGGCCTCATAATCTCGCTCATAGCATGTTACTACGGATTCTACACCAGCGGCGGAGCCGAGGGCGTGGGAAGAGCCGCCACAAAGGCGGTGGTCATGGGCTGTGTCTGCATCCTCATCTCCGATTACCTCCTCTCGACCCTTCTCTCGTAAAGCAGCGGCCGGGGGCACGGTATAAGGGAAACTCTGATTAATTACCCTGGGGGAAACTTTCTGTAGAAAGTTTCCCCCAGACCCCCTTCAAAGACTTTCAATACGACTTGGTTTCCCCCTGTTTTGCCTGGCAAAACAGGGGGAAACCAAGTCGCATTAAAAGTTTTGGAGGGAGTCTGAGGGAACCTTTTACAAAAAGGTTCCCTCAGTGCAATAAATCAGAGCTTCCTTGATAGACTCGTCGGAATATGATAGAAATTATTGATTTGAAAAAGAGCTTCGGCTCCAAGGTTGTGCTTGACGGCGTCAACCTCACCATAGAGAAGGGCGGCATAACGGTCATAATCGGCCGCAGCGGAGAGGGCAAGAGCGTGCTCATAAAGCACATAATCGGCCTTCTCAGGCCCGACTCGGGCCGCATACTCCTCGACGGCCGCGACATAACCGCCATGGACGCCTACGAGTTCAACGCCGAGCTTCGCCGCTTCGGCATGCTCTTCCAGAGCGCGGCGCTCTTCGACTCCATGACGGTGGGCGAGAACGTCGCCTTTCCGTTGAGAGAGCACACCGACCTGCCTACGGCCGAGGTGAGGGATATCGTCTCCGAGAAGCTGCGGCGCGTGGGGCTGGTGGGGGTGGAGCACATGATGCCGGCCGACCTGAGCGGAGGGATGAAAAAGCGTGTGGGTCTTGCGAGGGCCATAGTCATGGACCCGGAGATAGTCCTATTCGACGAGCCCACGACTGGCCTGGACCCCATAATGAGCGACTCCATAGCCGACCTGGTCATCGACACCCAGCGGGCGCTCAAGACCACCTACGTGGTCATTACGCACGACATCCCCCTTACCTACAAGATCGCCGACACCATCGCCATGCTCCACGAGGGGAGGATAATCGAGAAGGGCAGTGTGGAGGAGATGAAGGCCACCGCCAATCCGGTGGTGAGGCAGTTCCTCGAGGGGAGGGCGCAGGGGCCCATCAAGGTCTTTTGACGAGGGGCCGGCGCCTTGGTTCGCGGCGGCGCGGAGACAACCGAGCTTTATGATAAGACTGACCCCAGAGGCCAAGGTGGGGCTTTTCGTGCTCGCCGGCATAACGCTGCTCGTCTACATGTCGCTTCGGCTCGGCGGCATCCAGTTCGGAGCGGGGGAGGGCTACAGGCTCGTCGTGCGTTTTCCCAGCGCCGCCGGACTCGACAAGGGCGCGAGCGTGCGCGTGGCGGGCGTGGAAGTGGGCAAGGTGGACGATATCGAGCTCGACAACAATATGGCCAGGCTCACGCTGCTCATCGACCCGGAGGTGAAGGTGGGCCGCGACTTCACGGCCGTGCTCAACACCAAGGGCCTTCTGGGCGAGAAGTTCGTTCAGCTCATGCCGGGCGCTCCCGGCGCCCCGCCGCTCAAGCCCGGCGAGGAGATCGTCAACACCAAGGTCTACGCGGAGATGGACCAGCTCATAACGCTTCTGAGCGACGTGGCCACGGACCTCAAGAGCGTGAGCTCCACGCTCGGCAAGGTGCTCGGCGGTCCCAGGGGCGAGCAGAGTCTGGCCAGCATAGTTAAGAACATAGAGGAGCTCACCGAGAGGGTCAACACGCTTGTGGCCGGCAACGAACGGCGCTTCAGCGACATAATGAGAAACCTCGACGACTTCACCTCCATGCTCAGCCGCGAGGGCCCGGGCTTCACAAAGAGCATCAAGGAGACCTTCGTGGGACTGAACTCCTCGCTCAAGAGCGTCTCCGACAACCTCAACGCCCTCATAGCCGACAACAAGGAGAACCTGAGCGCAGGCATCGAGAACCTGCGCAACGCCTCGGCCAGGCTCGAGGAGACGATGGAGACCATAAACAACCTCGCCACCGAGGTGGAGCCCGAGATAAAGGATACGGTGGCCTCCATCGGCAGCGTGGCCAGGAAGATAGACAGCGGCGAGGGCACCATCGCAAAACTCATAAACGACCCCGACACGCACGACAACCTCAACAGGACGATAAAGGGCATCAACCGATACCTCGACAAGGCCCGCAGCTTCCGCCTCCACGTGGGCTACCGCGGCGAGTACCTCCTCGACGGCGGCGAGACCAAGGGGTACTTCACCCTCAAGGTCCAGCCCCGCTCCGACCGTTACTATCTGCTCGAGGTCGTCGACGACCCGCGCGGAAGCCGCTCGACCGAGACTATAGAGACGAGCACGGCCGGAGCGACCACCACTGTCACGGAGACGAGGACGACCGAGGACCTCAAGTTCAGCCTCCAGATGGCCATGCGTTTCCAGGACCTCGTCCTTCGCGGCGGGCTCATCGAGAGTACCGGAGGGGTGGGGGCCGACTACTACCTCCTCGACGACAGGCTGCGCTTCACGCTCGAGGCCTTCGACTTCGACACGGAGCGCAACCCGCACCTCAAGGCGGGAGCGACACTGCATCTCAACAGGTTCCTGTTCCTCACGGCGGGCTACGACGACTTCATAAGCCGCAGCGGCATGAGCTCGGCCTATGTGGGGGCCGGTCTCCTCATCGAGGACGACGACCTCAAGTACATCTTCGGCAGTGCTCCTCCCATAGCGTTCTGAGGCGTGGAGAGGGGAGGCGGGAGAGCAGGGGAAGGACTCGGCGCCGCTTTCGACGTGGGGTCTACGACCATAGTGGCCTCGCTCGTGGAGCTTGCCACGGGCCGCGTCGAGGCCACGCAGTCGCGTCCCAATCCGCAGCGCCGCTGGGGCGCGGACATCCTGGCGCGGGTCGAGGCCGCCTCCAGGCCCGGCGTGCTCGCCGCCATGCAGGAGAGCGTCGTCGGGGCCTGCAACGAGCTCCTGGGACGCATGGCGGGCGGGGAGGCCGTCACCGAGCTCACGGCCGCAGGCAACACGGTCATGGAGCATCTGCTCCTCGGCGTCTCGCCCGCCGGGCTTGCGCGGCTGCCCTACAGGCCGGCGTTCAGGGAGGCCCGCCTCGTCGAGGCCCGGGATATCGGTCTTGAGGCCGCCCCTGGGGCCCTGCTCTACACCTTTCCCATCATCGGAGGGTTTGTGGGCGGCGACGCCGTGGCCGTCCTGACCGCGCTGGGGCTGGGCGAGGGGACGGAGACGGCGCTTGTGCTCGACATCGGCACCAACTCGGAGATAATGCTCGCCTGCCGGGGGGAGCTCTTCGCCGCCTCGGCCGCCGCCGGTCCGGCCTTCGAGGCCGGCGGC
The sequence above is drawn from the Deltaproteobacteria bacterium genome and encodes:
- a CDS encoding sigma-70 family RNA polymerase sigma factor gives rise to the protein MFMGLPVLSDSLQDYLVKISAFPVLSREEEHEIAVRYYKYRNIEDAHRLVTSNLRYVVSIALEYRKYGCRLADLVQEGNIGLMTAVKKYNPFKGTRLITYANWWIRSFIQEYILRNRSLVRREVKALKKKLFYRAPLGEALPECAGGGCVDAADLSLDSPLGDDETTHLDMLVDRTPGQEDALAVREERSLVKGDVVKALAHLNDKERFVVERRVMAEKPESLQSLGETMGLTRERVRQIEGTALKKLKKRLAGKRSAA
- the alr gene encoding alanine racemase; the protein is MSPVERPCGMTEGVPGPGGRPTVAVIDRDALRHNYRELRRLLEPGTAMMAVVKADAYGHGDVEVSRVLEEEGCEFFGVALCEEGVRLREGGVRAPIVVLAGVYADELDALFDYDLTPVVFDLRMVRRIDAAAARRGVRRKVHVKIDSGMGRLGLMPGEVASFFEALGGCSAVELEGVLSHLAEAESRDGAYTRAQLSVFLEAVETVKAAGCDPGLLHIANSAAIVASPASRLDLVRPGLMLYGAYPGEDFRGKVALRPAMELRSSVLQVKRIARGSPVGYGRTFTAVRDTTVAVIPIGYGDGLLRSLSGRGEVIVRGRRAPIVGLVCMDLTMVDVTAVEGVAPGDEVVIIGSRAGESVTVEEVARRAGTIPYEVLCSISGRVPRLFV
- a CDS encoding ABC transporter permease, with the protein product MFIMLGRALAYAFTPPFKFRNLFRQMEFVGVQSLFVVVLTGSFTGMVMALQSFNALKRFGAESLVGPTVALSMARELGPVLTGLMVTGRAGSAMATELGTMRVTEQIDALFTMALNPVKYLVSPRIIAGIVMLPVLTVVTDFVGVVGGYLVGVKLLGINPGVYIGRTVDFVTVSDIMNGLTKSVFFGLIISLIACYYGFYTSGGAEGVGRAATKAVVMGCVCILISDYLLSTLLS
- a CDS encoding ABC transporter ATP-binding protein, with the protein product MIEIIDLKKSFGSKVVLDGVNLTIEKGGITVIIGRSGEGKSVLIKHIIGLLRPDSGRILLDGRDITAMDAYEFNAELRRFGMLFQSAALFDSMTVGENVAFPLREHTDLPTAEVRDIVSEKLRRVGLVGVEHMMPADLSGGMKKRVGLARAIVMDPEIVLFDEPTTGLDPIMSDSIADLVIDTQRALKTTYVVITHDIPLTYKIADTIAMLHEGRIIEKGSVEEMKATANPVVRQFLEGRAQGPIKVF
- a CDS encoding MCE family protein, coding for MIRLTPEAKVGLFVLAGITLLVYMSLRLGGIQFGAGEGYRLVVRFPSAAGLDKGASVRVAGVEVGKVDDIELDNNMARLTLLIDPEVKVGRDFTAVLNTKGLLGEKFVQLMPGAPGAPPLKPGEEIVNTKVYAEMDQLITLLSDVATDLKSVSSTLGKVLGGPRGEQSLASIVKNIEELTERVNTLVAGNERRFSDIMRNLDDFTSMLSREGPGFTKSIKETFVGLNSSLKSVSDNLNALIADNKENLSAGIENLRNASARLEETMETINNLATEVEPEIKDTVASIGSVARKIDSGEGTIAKLINDPDTHDNLNRTIKGINRYLDKARSFRLHVGYRGEYLLDGGETKGYFTLKVQPRSDRYYLLEVVDDPRGSRSTETIETSTAGATTTVTETRTTEDLKFSLQMAMRFQDLVLRGGLIESTGGVGADYYLLDDRLRFTLEAFDFDTERNPHLKAGATLHLNRFLFLTAGYDDFISRSGMSSAYVGAGLLIEDDDLKYIFGSAPPIAF